A genomic window from Micromonospora sp. WMMA1947 includes:
- a CDS encoding helix-turn-helix domain-containing protein yields the protein MDELPIGRRVAYWRSRRKMSQQVFADRLGKSKSWVDKVERGVRRLDKFSVLYEIADILQIDVQLLHGKDPERRTDALNCIDQVEVEEIRTALERYDSMSAYFDAAPYPPPLADMRKAVNHAWLTYQYGRYGMLTRALPKLLRDAQAADAGYAADEQVREAAHLLGQVYQIASSVLRKLGECDLAWLAADRSMAVAQRADDPLLAGIATTRVCNALVAMGRPRPALELNVRIAGRLAPGGDNDVRPERLSVYGMLLLQGAMAAARIGDSATVDDLLAGAGEAATMLGGDHNHYWTSFGPTNLELHRAAAAVELGDGGRAVETHMRLSEPAFNALLPERRAHHLLDLARGYSQIGDVANAGDMLLRGDRLAPSEIRCRPIAHELMSEILRRTRGAPPPPIAELAEHMGVGV from the coding sequence ATGGACGAACTACCCATAGGCCGGCGGGTGGCGTACTGGCGGAGTCGCCGCAAGATGTCCCAGCAGGTCTTCGCCGACCGGCTCGGCAAGTCCAAGAGCTGGGTGGACAAGGTGGAGCGCGGCGTCCGCCGGCTGGACAAGTTCTCCGTTCTCTACGAGATCGCCGACATCCTCCAGATCGACGTGCAGCTGCTGCACGGCAAGGACCCGGAACGGCGCACCGACGCGCTCAACTGCATCGACCAGGTCGAGGTGGAGGAGATCCGCACCGCCCTGGAACGGTACGACTCCATGAGCGCCTACTTCGACGCGGCGCCCTACCCCCCGCCGCTGGCCGACATGCGCAAGGCCGTGAACCACGCCTGGCTCACCTACCAGTACGGCCGGTACGGCATGCTGACCCGCGCGCTGCCCAAGCTGCTGCGCGACGCCCAGGCGGCGGACGCCGGCTACGCCGCCGACGAACAGGTACGCGAGGCCGCCCACCTGCTCGGGCAGGTCTACCAGATCGCCTCCTCGGTGCTGCGCAAGCTCGGCGAGTGCGACCTCGCCTGGCTGGCCGCCGACCGGTCGATGGCGGTGGCCCAGCGCGCCGACGACCCGCTGCTGGCCGGCATCGCCACCACGCGCGTCTGCAACGCGCTCGTCGCGATGGGCCGCCCCCGCCCGGCGCTGGAACTCAACGTCCGCATCGCGGGCCGGCTCGCACCGGGCGGCGACAACGACGTCCGCCCGGAACGGCTCTCCGTGTACGGCATGCTGCTGCTCCAGGGCGCGATGGCCGCTGCCCGGATCGGCGACTCGGCGACGGTGGACGACCTGCTCGCCGGCGCCGGTGAGGCGGCCACCATGCTCGGCGGCGACCACAACCACTACTGGACCTCCTTTGGCCCGACCAACCTGGAGCTGCACCGCGCGGCGGCGGCGGTCGAGCTGGGCGACGGCGGCCGGGCGGTGGAGACCCACATGCGGCTGTCCGAGCCCGCGTTCAACGCGTTGCTGCCGGAGCGGCGCGCGCACCACCTGCTCGACCTGGCCCGGGGCTACTCCCAGATCGGTGACGTCGCCAACGCCGGGGACATGCTGCTGCGCGGTGACCGGCTCGCGCCGTCGGAGATCCGGTGCCGGCCGATAGCCCACGAATTGATGTCCGAGATTCTCCGTCGCACACGTGGTGCGCCGCCTCCGCCGATCGCGGAGTTGGCTGAGCACATGGGAGTCGGAGTATGA
- a CDS encoding DUF1501 domain-containing protein, with amino-acid sequence MTVNPYPLHPECPDLRRLADNPAEALLRAEADIVAAENAAEADRYRRLEEIEEAQQDGRGVTRRTFVAGAAATATALATAQFVTTSASFAATKTGTLIHVFLYGGLDGLSLVAPADDPVLAKARPDLLLGNDSLALARGFKLTSAFAPLDKWLKAGQLGFVPAVSDPRLSRSHFQAADACNLGGLPGETGGRGWLDSLVDSLGKGTAFRSVGIGSTLPRSLVGVNGAISLNSVGDLRLNGADKYRAATEKAIRGLFTGINHPVEEAVQEGMGALATAQKLAAKPYAAAEGVQYQGVGNAFKQLAQLIKGGANVRVATVGMGGYDTHENQGTREGGQLWRRLNELANAMAAFFTDLGDQAADVTIMVSSEFGRRVGSNGGGTDHGHGGVVTVLSGRKLAGSLLGTWNGLDKLDSGDVPEYNNMFNVYGSVAQGRFGLTTAQVDKVFPRQKFTPVKIYA; translated from the coding sequence ATGACCGTGAACCCGTACCCCCTGCACCCCGAGTGCCCCGACCTGCGGCGGCTGGCCGACAACCCGGCCGAGGCGCTGCTGCGCGCGGAGGCGGACATCGTCGCGGCCGAGAACGCGGCCGAGGCCGACCGGTACCGCCGGCTGGAGGAGATCGAGGAGGCGCAGCAGGACGGCCGGGGCGTCACCCGGCGTACCTTCGTCGCCGGCGCCGCCGCGACCGCGACCGCGCTCGCGACGGCGCAGTTCGTCACCACCTCGGCGTCGTTCGCCGCGACCAAGACCGGCACGCTGATCCACGTCTTCCTCTACGGCGGGCTGGACGGGCTGAGCCTGGTCGCCCCCGCCGACGACCCGGTGCTCGCCAAGGCGCGCCCGGACCTGCTGCTCGGTAACGACTCGCTGGCGCTGGCCCGCGGCTTCAAGCTCACCAGCGCGTTCGCGCCGCTGGACAAGTGGCTCAAGGCCGGGCAGCTCGGCTTCGTGCCGGCCGTGTCCGACCCGCGCCTGTCGCGCAGCCACTTCCAGGCCGCCGACGCGTGCAACCTGGGCGGCCTGCCGGGCGAGACCGGCGGCCGGGGCTGGCTGGACAGCCTGGTCGACTCGCTGGGCAAGGGCACCGCGTTCCGCAGCGTCGGCATCGGCAGCACGCTGCCCCGCTCGCTGGTCGGCGTGAACGGCGCGATCTCCCTCAACAGCGTCGGCGACCTGCGGCTCAACGGCGCCGACAAGTACCGCGCGGCCACCGAGAAGGCCATCCGTGGCCTGTTCACCGGCATCAACCACCCGGTCGAGGAGGCGGTGCAGGAGGGCATGGGCGCGCTCGCCACCGCGCAGAAGCTCGCCGCCAAGCCGTACGCCGCCGCCGAGGGCGTCCAGTACCAGGGCGTCGGGAACGCGTTCAAGCAGCTCGCACAGCTCATCAAGGGCGGCGCGAACGTGCGGGTGGCCACCGTCGGCATGGGTGGCTACGACACGCACGAGAACCAGGGCACCCGCGAGGGCGGCCAGCTCTGGCGGCGACTCAACGAACTGGCGAACGCGATGGCCGCGTTCTTCACCGACCTGGGCGACCAGGCGGCGGACGTGACCATCATGGTGTCCAGCGAGTTCGGCCGGCGGGTCGGCTCGAACGGTGGCGGCACCGACCACGGGCACGGCGGTGTGGTCACCGTGCTGTCCGGCCGCAAGCTCGCCGGCTCGCTGCTCGGCACCTGGAACGGGCTGGACAAGCTGGACAGCGGCGACGTGCCGGAATACAACAACATGTTCAACGTCTACGGATCCGTCGCGCAGGGCCGCTTCGGCCTGACCACCGCCCAGGTGGACAAGGTCTTCCCCCGGCAGAAGTTCACCCCGGTCAAGATCTACGCGTGA
- a CDS encoding FAD:protein FMN transferase, giving the protein MGTAISLDLADDMPGEALHELAEDTFGWLREVDARFSTYRDDSEVCRLDRGELRAADASADLRAVLAACADLWTATDGFFDAYATGRLDPSGYVKGWAAQVASDRLVAAGAPNHCVNAGGDVRVRGHDATGEPWRIGVRHPWDAAATCLVLTGTDMAVATSGVYERGHHVVDPRRGVPATGLRSVTVVGPDLGVADAYATAAVAMGAPGLAWLDRLPSPWQHAVVTDEAHQHHSRTLPTLPA; this is encoded by the coding sequence ATGGGTACGGCGATCAGCCTCGACCTCGCCGACGACATGCCGGGGGAGGCCCTGCACGAGCTGGCGGAGGACACGTTCGGCTGGCTGCGCGAGGTGGACGCGCGGTTCAGCACGTACCGCGACGACAGCGAGGTGTGCCGGCTGGACCGGGGCGAGCTGCGGGCCGCCGACGCCTCCGCCGACCTGCGGGCCGTGCTGGCGGCCTGCGCCGACCTGTGGACCGCCACCGACGGCTTCTTCGACGCGTACGCGACCGGGCGGCTCGACCCGTCCGGCTACGTGAAGGGCTGGGCGGCACAGGTCGCCTCGGACCGGCTGGTGGCCGCGGGCGCGCCGAACCACTGCGTGAACGCGGGCGGCGACGTGCGGGTACGCGGCCACGACGCGACCGGTGAGCCGTGGCGGATCGGGGTTCGTCATCCGTGGGACGCGGCGGCGACCTGTCTGGTGCTGACCGGCACCGACATGGCGGTCGCCACCTCGGGCGTGTACGAGCGCGGCCACCACGTGGTCGACCCGCGCCGGGGCGTACCGGCGACCGGCTTGCGCTCGGTGACGGTGGTAGGCCCCGATCTGGGGGTGGCCGACGCGTACGCGACAGCCGCGGTGGCGATGGGCGCACCCGGCCTGGCCTGGCTGGACCGCCTACCGTCCCCGTGGCAGCACGCCGTGGTCACGGACGAGGCCCACCAACACCACTCCCGAACCCTCCCCACCCTCCCCGCCTGA
- a CDS encoding DUF1800 domain-containing protein produces MADLNVPPRRPRDDRGWDGYQHPHPDGYRDPHAAPHPGAHPAQGPQWVGPNGFAPATPAPAGYPQPGGYAQPAGGYGPPPGGGLPDLDDDGEEAPKRGRRRALATLGGAVVVAGGAALAMSPQVRGLFSDAPAGDATGTVTTDGNAARPSGQQPSTVRTYTEQNESYMGSRAGEALKRNAPSGGRLYGSPAEAAAATKVTVKTVLAKDPIRHLLTRTTFGPTQKMMAEVKRVGIDDWLREQLQPEKIAPTKAELKLSELQSLKLSPTQLRDQREQLNEKGVDPARETVDATIARQIWSDRQLFEVMVDFWNDFLHVAADFDGGENYRNAFDRDVIRKHALGSYPEMLVAANKHPALLLYLNQVDSRKDAVNENLARENLELYSVGVDGGYTEKDVRQAALLQTGRGVADGKYKFFAERHYLGKVKILGFSHANNSDDPVAADKVIDSYIRYIAMHPSTARYVAQNLATRFVSDTPPKSVVDRLAKAYTTNKGQIRPVLATLFSSSEFWAAVGQKVRRPMEYLVATYRALGVSPDAAPDYSGDNRRTPFAQGLRQIQDKMRELGQYPMGKPTPDGYADVFLAWTSAGTMIDGWNEAGDLLAGYRKQFTFVKPEKLVAKPPATAGAYVDALAQRLVQQKLSAKEKKLVLAVAGVSETAKVDATFNGAIAAVARTILASPQHHLR; encoded by the coding sequence ATGGCCGACCTGAACGTGCCACCGCGTCGTCCCCGGGACGACCGCGGCTGGGACGGATACCAGCACCCCCATCCGGACGGGTACCGCGACCCGCACGCCGCGCCGCACCCCGGCGCCCACCCCGCTCAGGGCCCGCAGTGGGTCGGGCCGAACGGCTTCGCCCCCGCCACGCCGGCCCCCGCCGGCTACCCCCAGCCCGGTGGCTACGCCCAGCCCGCCGGCGGGTACGGCCCGCCGCCCGGCGGCGGACTGCCCGACCTGGACGACGACGGCGAGGAGGCCCCGAAGCGGGGCCGGCGCCGGGCGCTCGCCACCCTCGGCGGCGCCGTGGTGGTCGCCGGTGGCGCCGCCCTGGCCATGTCCCCGCAGGTGCGCGGTCTGTTCAGTGACGCCCCGGCCGGTGACGCCACCGGCACGGTGACCACCGACGGCAACGCGGCCCGGCCCAGCGGCCAGCAGCCCAGCACGGTACGCACCTACACCGAGCAGAACGAGAGCTACATGGGCTCCCGGGCCGGCGAGGCGCTCAAGCGCAACGCGCCGTCCGGTGGCCGGCTCTACGGCAGCCCGGCGGAAGCCGCCGCGGCGACCAAGGTGACGGTCAAGACCGTGCTCGCCAAGGACCCGATCCGGCACCTGCTGACCCGGACCACCTTCGGTCCGACGCAGAAGATGATGGCGGAGGTCAAGCGCGTCGGCATCGACGACTGGCTGCGTGAGCAGCTCCAGCCGGAGAAGATCGCCCCGACCAAGGCCGAGCTGAAGCTGAGCGAGCTGCAGTCGCTCAAGCTCAGCCCGACGCAGCTTCGCGACCAGCGCGAGCAGCTCAACGAGAAGGGCGTCGACCCGGCCCGGGAGACGGTGGATGCCACCATCGCCCGGCAGATCTGGTCCGACCGCCAGCTGTTCGAGGTGATGGTCGACTTCTGGAACGACTTCCTGCACGTCGCCGCCGACTTCGACGGCGGGGAGAACTACCGCAACGCGTTCGACCGGGACGTCATCCGCAAGCACGCGCTCGGCAGCTACCCGGAGATGCTCGTCGCCGCGAACAAGCACCCGGCGCTGCTGCTCTACCTGAACCAGGTCGACTCGCGTAAGGACGCGGTCAACGAGAACCTGGCCCGGGAGAACCTGGAGCTGTACTCGGTCGGCGTCGACGGCGGCTACACCGAGAAGGACGTCCGCCAGGCCGCGCTGCTCCAGACCGGACGCGGTGTCGCCGACGGCAAGTACAAGTTCTTCGCCGAGCGGCACTACCTCGGCAAGGTGAAGATCCTCGGGTTCAGCCACGCCAACAACTCCGACGACCCGGTGGCTGCCGACAAGGTCATCGACTCGTACATCCGCTACATCGCGATGCACCCGTCGACCGCGCGGTACGTGGCACAGAACCTCGCCACCCGCTTCGTCTCCGACACCCCGCCGAAGTCCGTGGTGGACCGGCTCGCCAAGGCTTACACCACGAACAAGGGCCAGATCCGGCCGGTGCTGGCGACGCTGTTCAGCTCCTCGGAGTTCTGGGCCGCGGTCGGGCAGAAGGTTCGCCGCCCGATGGAGTACCTGGTCGCCACGTACCGGGCACTCGGCGTCTCGCCGGACGCGGCGCCGGACTACTCCGGCGACAACCGGCGTACCCCGTTCGCGCAGGGCCTGCGGCAGATCCAGGACAAGATGCGCGAACTCGGCCAGTACCCGATGGGCAAGCCCACCCCGGACGGCTACGCCGACGTCTTCCTGGCCTGGACCTCCGCCGGCACCATGATCGACGGCTGGAACGAGGCCGGCGACCTGCTCGCCGGCTACCGCAAGCAGTTCACCTTCGTCAAGCCGGAGAAGCTGGTGGCGAAGCCGCCGGCCACCGCCGGGGCGTACGTGGACGCGCTCGCCCAGCGGCTGGTGCAGCAGAAGCTCAGCGCCAAGGAGAAGAAGCTCGTGCTCGCCGTGGCCGGTGTGTCCGAGACCGCCAAGGTCGACGCCACCTTCAACGGGGCCATCGCCGCTGTCGCGCGGACGATCCTCGCGTCCCCCCAGCACCACCTCCGGTGA
- a CDS encoding flavoprotein, with the protein MSGPETANGHRRVLYVIACGSPLARHVGRLVDLAQRDGWTVCVVTTPDGAKFVDRTELARQTGHPVRTHYKNPGDPDVLPPADAMLVCPATVNTINKWAVGITDTLALGLLVEAQGMGVPIAAVPYTNEAMAAHPAFRASIDRLAQWGVRVVFGDHVVRLHPPGTGDRRADAFPWDAGLAALRGADRPVAPVG; encoded by the coding sequence ATGAGCGGTCCGGAGACCGCAAACGGGCACCGGCGGGTGCTCTACGTCATCGCCTGCGGTTCGCCGCTGGCCCGTCACGTCGGCCGGCTGGTCGACCTCGCCCAGCGGGACGGCTGGACGGTCTGCGTGGTCACCACGCCGGACGGCGCGAAGTTCGTCGACCGGACGGAGCTGGCCCGGCAGACCGGCCATCCGGTCCGTACGCACTACAAGAACCCGGGCGACCCGGACGTGCTACCCCCGGCGGACGCCATGCTGGTGTGCCCGGCCACCGTCAACACGATCAACAAGTGGGCGGTGGGCATCACCGACACCCTGGCGCTCGGCCTGCTGGTCGAGGCGCAGGGCATGGGGGTGCCGATCGCGGCCGTCCCGTACACGAACGAGGCGATGGCCGCGCACCCGGCGTTCCGGGCCAGTATCGACCGGCTGGCGCAGTGGGGCGTCCGGGTGGTGTTCGGCGACCACGTCGTACGCCTGCATCCGCCCGGCACGGGGGACCGGCGCGCGGACGCCTTCCCCTGGGACGCCGGCCTGGCCGCCCTGCGCGGCGCGGACCGGCCGGTCGCCCCGGTCGGCTGA
- a CDS encoding ferric reductase-like transmembrane domain-containing protein — protein MTYQDTRAAGRRTGHPAPYGGRPAAPVPPGRPRRGPGGRRALAVAFWLGLVAAVLPWWLDTPAGSLADTADLLTAGGRITGLIAGYLLLVQVLMMSRLGVLERALGGERISRLHRDLGATLLVAVLTHMSLLVVGYSRQERKTVLGEVGALLTDYEDMVTAFVAAGILVTVAFTAVRAVRRRLPYELWHLLHAASYLTLLLGYAHQFSNGAQLYEPGPVRTGWIAAYLLVVAALVWGRMLAPLVFNLRHRLRVADVVAESPDTVSVYLTGQRLNQIDLLGGQFFRWRFLNPGCWWQSHPFSVSAAANDRWLRITVKVVGGYTAELRDLTPGTRVWAQGPSGTFTAAHRTRERALLIAGGSGIAPLRAMLEELPPGAALIYRARTPADVLLHQELDWLAQARHTSVWYVVGRRDDPGPRQVMNPEGLRRLVPDLTRRDVYLCGPGGLVDEAVAALRAAGVPRRQIHLTAFEL, from the coding sequence GTGACGTACCAGGACACCCGCGCCGCCGGCCGCCGTACCGGGCATCCCGCCCCGTACGGCGGCCGTCCGGCTGCCCCCGTACCCCCGGGTCGTCCGCGCCGCGGACCCGGCGGCCGGCGTGCGCTCGCGGTGGCCTTCTGGCTGGGCCTGGTCGCCGCGGTCCTGCCGTGGTGGCTGGACACCCCGGCCGGGTCGCTCGCCGACACCGCCGACCTGCTCACCGCCGGCGGCCGGATCACCGGCCTGATCGCCGGCTACCTGCTGCTGGTGCAGGTGCTGATGATGAGCCGGCTCGGCGTGCTGGAACGCGCGCTCGGCGGCGAGCGGATCTCCCGCCTGCACCGCGATCTCGGCGCGACGCTGCTGGTGGCGGTGCTCACGCACATGTCGCTGCTGGTGGTCGGCTACAGCCGGCAGGAACGCAAGACGGTGCTCGGCGAGGTCGGCGCGCTGCTGACCGACTACGAGGACATGGTCACCGCGTTCGTCGCGGCGGGCATCCTGGTCACCGTCGCGTTCACCGCGGTACGCGCCGTGCGGCGCCGACTGCCGTACGAGCTGTGGCACCTGCTGCACGCGGCCAGCTACCTCACGCTGCTGCTCGGGTACGCGCACCAGTTCAGCAACGGCGCGCAGCTCTACGAGCCCGGCCCGGTGCGTACCGGCTGGATCGCCGCGTACCTGCTGGTGGTGGCCGCGCTGGTGTGGGGCCGGATGCTCGCCCCGCTGGTGTTCAACCTGCGGCACCGGCTGCGCGTCGCCGACGTGGTCGCGGAGAGCCCGGACACCGTGTCGGTCTACCTGACCGGGCAGCGGCTCAACCAGATCGACCTGCTCGGCGGGCAGTTCTTCCGCTGGCGCTTCCTCAACCCCGGCTGCTGGTGGCAGTCGCACCCGTTCTCCGTCTCCGCCGCCGCGAACGACCGCTGGCTGCGGATCACCGTCAAGGTCGTCGGCGGGTACACCGCCGAGCTGCGCGACCTCACGCCCGGCACCCGGGTCTGGGCGCAGGGACCCTCCGGTACGTTCACCGCCGCGCACCGCACCCGGGAACGGGCGCTGCTCATCGCCGGGGGCAGCGGCATCGCGCCGTTGCGGGCGATGCTGGAGGAACTGCCGCCGGGCGCGGCCCTGATCTACCGGGCGCGTACCCCGGCCGACGTGCTGCTGCACCAGGAGCTGGACTGGCTCGCGCAGGCCCGGCACACCTCCGTCTGGTACGTCGTCGGCCGCCGCGACGACCCCGGCCCCCGCCAGGTGATGAACCCCGAGGGGCTGCGCCGCCTGGTGCCCGATCTGACCCGCCGCGACGTCTACCTGTGCGGCCCCGGCGGCCTGGTCGACGAGGCGGTCGCCGCGCTGCGGGCGGCGGGCGTGCCCCGCCGCCAGATCCACCTGACCGCGTTCGAGCTGTAG
- a CDS encoding FMN-binding protein, with translation MRRALFAITGLAAGTTALVVLKGAPGTGQATPDVPAALAPVAPGGSAAPEPPSPTGSAPGDVTPSPRASSKPAPKPSADRSAASRGGTRTSTSTAPAAPRTTTSAPKATTRTVTGSSVTYEYGSLQVRITLSGSRIVDATAIGLPLGGQSGQRSDDVQARYSGTSGEVVARQSANLSTVSGATYTSTAYKQSLQAALDKA, from the coding sequence ATGCGTCGCGCGCTGTTCGCGATCACCGGCCTGGCCGCCGGCACCACCGCACTGGTGGTGCTCAAGGGTGCGCCGGGCACCGGGCAGGCCACGCCGGACGTACCGGCCGCGCTGGCACCGGTCGCACCCGGTGGGTCGGCCGCGCCCGAGCCGCCGTCGCCCACCGGCTCCGCGCCCGGCGACGTCACCCCGTCGCCGCGCGCCTCGTCGAAGCCTGCTCCGAAGCCGTCCGCCGACCGCAGCGCGGCCAGCCGGGGCGGCACCCGCACCAGCACCAGCACCGCACCCGCCGCGCCCCGGACCACCACCAGCGCGCCGAAGGCCACCACCCGCACGGTGACCGGGTCGTCGGTCACCTACGAGTACGGCTCGCTCCAGGTTCGGATCACGCTCAGCGGCAGCCGGATCGTCGACGCCACCGCGATCGGACTGCCGCTGGGCGGGCAGTCCGGGCAGCGCAGCGACGACGTGCAGGCCCGCTACAGCGGTACCTCCGGCGAGGTGGTGGCCCGGCAGAGCGCGAACCTGAGCACCGTGTCCGGGGCCACCTACACCAGCACCGCGTACAAGCAGTCGTTGCAGGCCGCGCTGGACAAGGCGTGA
- a CDS encoding bifunctional DNA primase/polymerase: MWRNVRPRVAHLSPLERVRLRRVAVRYALHGWPVTPGACLANSRFVCGRAGCPTVGCHPALEDWEHAASDDPARVATWWRSRPHGILLPTGRAFDVLEVAAHLGRQVLDAVATHPAGFGVRGPALVTPTGRWMFLVRPGDPLRPELEHCFHVVRHGPGSWIPAPPTRLPEGTVRWAVAPEQARWQLPDSYLVQNALIAALRAAGVTLGADLFPGHLPLPRRGR; the protein is encoded by the coding sequence ATGTGGAGGAACGTCCGACCGCGCGTCGCTCACCTGTCACCGCTGGAACGGGTCCGGCTGCGCCGGGTCGCGGTGCGGTACGCGCTGCACGGCTGGCCGGTCACCCCCGGCGCCTGCCTCGCCAACAGCCGCTTCGTGTGCGGCCGGGCCGGCTGTCCCACGGTGGGCTGCCACCCGGCCCTCGAGGACTGGGAGCACGCCGCCAGCGACGACCCGGCCCGGGTGGCCACCTGGTGGCGCAGCCGCCCGCACGGCATCCTGCTGCCCACCGGGCGCGCGTTCGACGTCCTGGAGGTCGCCGCCCACCTGGGCCGGCAGGTCCTGGACGCGGTCGCCACCCATCCCGCCGGGTTCGGCGTACGCGGACCGGCGCTCGTCACCCCGACCGGGCGCTGGATGTTCCTGGTACGCCCCGGCGACCCGCTGCGGCCCGAGCTGGAGCACTGCTTCCACGTGGTCCGCCACGGACCCGGCTCGTGGATCCCGGCCCCGCCGACCCGGCTGCCCGAGGGGACGGTGCGCTGGGCGGTCGCCCCGGAGCAGGCCCGCTGGCAGCTGCCCGACTCGTACCTGGTGCAGAACGCGCTGATCGCCGCGTTACGCGCGGCCGGGGTGACGCTCGGCGCCGACCTGTTCCCCGGTCATCTCCCGCTGCCCCGCCGCGGGCGCTGA
- a CDS encoding C4-type zinc ribbon domain-containing protein encodes MKADPKVQRRLLDLQAIDTALAQLAHRRRTLPERAELEALARELSALEDERVRAQVAVDDLDRDIARIEKDVDQVRARKSKDEARLTSGSGPARELEAIQHELVSLNRRQSDLEDAELELMEQRETAQGVLDGVESRIAEARERRAATEQRRDETLAEIAKEEEFKRTARQPLAGDLPADLISLYDKIREDTGMGAALLTGGRCGGCRLEMSGADLARIRKADPDDVVRCEECRRIMVRTNESGL; translated from the coding sequence GTGAAGGCTGACCCGAAGGTGCAGCGCCGCCTGCTCGACCTCCAGGCGATCGACACCGCGCTGGCCCAGCTCGCGCACCGCCGCCGCACCCTGCCGGAACGCGCCGAGCTGGAGGCGCTGGCGCGTGAGCTGTCCGCGCTGGAGGACGAGCGGGTCCGCGCCCAGGTGGCGGTCGACGACCTGGACCGGGACATCGCCCGGATCGAGAAGGACGTCGACCAGGTGCGGGCGCGCAAGAGCAAGGACGAGGCCCGGTTGACCTCGGGCAGCGGCCCGGCCCGCGAGCTGGAGGCGATCCAGCACGAGCTGGTCTCGCTGAACCGCCGGCAGAGCGACCTGGAGGACGCCGAGCTGGAGTTGATGGAGCAGCGGGAGACCGCGCAGGGTGTGCTCGACGGCGTCGAGAGCCGGATCGCCGAGGCCCGCGAGCGCCGCGCCGCGACCGAGCAGCGCCGCGACGAGACCCTCGCCGAGATCGCCAAGGAGGAGGAGTTCAAGCGGACCGCCCGCCAGCCGCTCGCCGGTGACCTCCCGGCGGACCTGATCAGCCTCTACGACAAGATCCGCGAGGACACCGGCATGGGCGCCGCGCTGCTCACCGGTGGCCGCTGCGGCGGCTGCCGACTGGAGATGTCCGGTGCCGACTTGGCCCGAATCCGCAAGGCCGACCCGGACGACGTGGTCCGCTGCGAGGAGTGCCGGCGGATCATGGTCCGGACCAACGAGTCGGGGCTGTAG
- a CDS encoding Nif3-like dinuclear metal center hexameric protein: MVAALDRRYPPAWAEEWDRVGLVLGEPDHPVRRVACVVDVVPETVDEALDAGADMIVAHHPLLLRGVSSVAATTYKGRIVHRLIKADVALHVAHTNADVADPGVSDALAARFGLTGLRPLHPPRPGSPAAGPGRGIGRIGELPTPMTLAELTRLAAAVLPVTAWGVRAAGDPGRMVRTLAVSGGSGDGFLAEATAAGVDAFLTADLRHHPAGEHLAAGGPALLDAAHWATERPWLDDLAAYLAAELDVETVVSDLDTDPWTVHAAAPRPDDKEPRREG, translated from the coding sequence GTGGTGGCCGCGCTGGACCGCCGTTATCCGCCCGCCTGGGCCGAGGAGTGGGACCGGGTCGGCCTGGTGCTGGGCGAGCCCGACCACCCGGTACGCCGTGTCGCCTGCGTGGTGGACGTGGTTCCGGAGACCGTGGACGAGGCGCTCGACGCCGGCGCGGACATGATCGTCGCGCACCACCCGCTGCTGCTGCGCGGCGTCTCCTCGGTGGCCGCCACCACGTACAAGGGCCGGATCGTGCACCGGCTGATCAAGGCGGACGTCGCGCTGCACGTGGCGCACACCAACGCCGACGTGGCCGATCCCGGCGTGTCCGACGCGCTCGCCGCCCGGTTCGGGCTGACCGGGTTGCGCCCGCTGCACCCGCCCCGCCCCGGCTCGCCCGCTGCCGGGCCCGGCCGGGGCATCGGCCGCATCGGCGAGCTGCCCACCCCGATGACGCTCGCCGAGCTGACCCGGCTGGCCGCCGCCGTGCTCCCGGTCACCGCCTGGGGAGTTCGCGCCGCCGGGGATCCCGGGCGTATGGTTCGTACCCTCGCCGTCAGCGGCGGCTCGGGGGACGGCTTCCTCGCCGAGGCGACCGCGGCCGGGGTGGACGCGTTCCTCACCGCGGACCTGCGCCACCACCCGGCCGGGGAACACCTCGCCGCCGGCGGCCCGGCGCTGCTGGACGCCGCCCACTGGGCGACGGAGCGACCCTGGCTGGACGACCTGGCCGCCTACCTGGCCGCCGAGCTGGACGTCGAGACCGTGGTGTCCGACCTGGACACCGACCCGTGGACCGTGCACGCCGCCGCGCCCCGGCCGGACGACAAGGAGCCCCGACGTGAAGGCTGA